Proteins encoded within one genomic window of Tabrizicola piscis:
- the lpxK gene encoding tetraacyldisaccharide 4'-kinase, with protein MTRAPGFWFTKPDSPAVAARLLAPLGWLYAAGTARRLHQPGYTPRIPVICVGNLVAGGAGKTPVTLALAERLLSHGHAVHIVSRGYGGSLAGPVQVRETHHKAAEVGDEPLLLSAFAPTWVAKDRAAGVQAAEAAGAQVVLLDDGFQNPSVKPSLGLVVVDAARGFGNGRCIPAGPLREPVQVGLARADLVVAIGGPGAQAQFADTWGRHITLPLVTGELHPLQTGMDWQGQRLLAFAGIADPNRFFTTLRDLGANLVRGEALADHAPLSETLLKRLEAEAMAAGAQLVTTEKDAARLPPHWRMRVLTLVVRLQIKDWTAMDAALARLGL; from the coding sequence ATGACGCGGGCTCCGGGCTTCTGGTTCACCAAGCCAGACAGTCCCGCAGTGGCCGCCCGGCTTCTGGCGCCCCTTGGCTGGCTATATGCAGCAGGCACAGCCCGGCGACTGCACCAACCCGGCTACACCCCGCGCATTCCGGTGATCTGCGTCGGGAATCTGGTCGCCGGGGGTGCTGGAAAAACCCCGGTGACGCTGGCCCTTGCCGAACGCCTGCTGTCGCACGGCCATGCGGTGCACATCGTCAGTCGCGGCTATGGCGGCAGCCTTGCCGGCCCGGTTCAGGTCCGCGAAACCCACCACAAAGCAGCCGAAGTCGGGGATGAACCGCTCCTCCTGTCCGCCTTCGCGCCCACTTGGGTGGCCAAGGATCGTGCGGCAGGTGTGCAGGCCGCCGAAGCGGCAGGCGCACAGGTGGTCCTGCTGGACGACGGCTTCCAGAACCCCTCGGTCAAGCCGTCGCTAGGGCTTGTCGTCGTCGACGCCGCGCGCGGCTTTGGCAACGGGCGCTGCATCCCGGCAGGCCCGTTGCGCGAACCGGTGCAAGTGGGTCTGGCCCGCGCCGATCTGGTGGTGGCCATTGGCGGGCCGGGGGCGCAAGCGCAGTTTGCCGACACTTGGGGGCGGCACATCACCCTGCCGCTGGTGACAGGGGAACTTCACCCCCTGCAAACCGGAATGGACTGGCAGGGCCAGCGCCTGTTGGCCTTTGCCGGCATCGCCGATCCCAACCGTTTCTTCACCACCCTCCGCGACCTTGGCGCAAATCTCGTCCGGGGGGAGGCTTTGGCCGACCACGCCCCCCTGTCCGAAACCCTGCTGAAGCGGCTGGAAGCCGAGGCGATGGCAGCAGGCGCCCAACTTGTGACGACCGAGAAAGACGCCGCCCGCCTGCCACCCCATTGGCGCATGCGCGTGCTGACGCTGGTTGTCCGCCTGCAGATCAAGGACTGGACAGCGATGGATGCCGCGTTGGCCCGACTGGGCCTCTGA
- a CDS encoding 3-deoxy-D-manno-octulosonic acid transferase, producing MSASLGLRLYNLGQRREAGPATSRPDRPAGGLAWLHAPTQDQVSPILALARRLIEEDGVAVLMTCPLDLPPREGVIHQQPPVDAPVEARAFLDHWRPDIVVFAEGELHPAVVHEAAQRQIPLLLVNGRNPHFPRDRNAWYPGLMRSALSRFSRICAVDEASARAFRKAGAALSTVAVTGRMEDESAALPCLEAERAALARLLAARPVWFAAGLPASEVAAVIAAQRASLQQAHRLLLIVMPADPADAEPLAKRFEDEEGWVVARRMREEEPDAAVEVFVADNPAEYGLWYRLSPLTFLGGSLSGTGPIRNPMEPAALGSAILHGTRTGQFGPIFGRLGAARATRAVASANDLADSLGDLLAPDRAARLAQAAWAVASDGAEVTERLLVQIRAMMDAAP from the coding sequence ATGTCAGCGTCGCTTGGTCTCAGGCTCTATAATCTTGGCCAACGGCGCGAAGCCGGTCCGGCGACCTCACGCCCGGACCGCCCTGCAGGGGGGCTCGCCTGGCTGCATGCCCCCACCCAAGACCAGGTCAGTCCGATCCTCGCCCTCGCCCGGCGGCTGATCGAAGAGGATGGCGTGGCCGTTCTGATGACCTGCCCGCTCGACCTGCCGCCCCGCGAAGGCGTGATCCACCAACAGCCACCCGTCGATGCACCGGTCGAGGCCCGCGCCTTTCTGGACCATTGGCGTCCCGACATCGTGGTCTTTGCCGAAGGCGAACTTCACCCCGCCGTCGTCCACGAAGCCGCCCAACGGCAGATTCCGCTTTTGCTGGTCAACGGCCGCAACCCGCATTTTCCGCGCGACCGGAATGCCTGGTATCCGGGCCTGATGCGGTCGGCCCTGTCCCGGTTTTCGCGGATCTGCGCCGTTGACGAAGCCTCGGCCCGCGCGTTCCGCAAGGCCGGGGCCGCGCTGTCCACCGTCGCCGTCACCGGCCGGATGGAAGATGAAAGCGCCGCCCTTCCCTGTCTTGAGGCGGAACGCGCCGCCCTCGCGCGCCTGCTCGCCGCCCGACCGGTCTGGTTTGCCGCCGGCCTGCCCGCTTCGGAAGTGGCCGCCGTGATTGCCGCGCAACGGGCGAGCCTGCAACAGGCCCACCGGCTGTTGCTGATCGTGATGCCCGCCGACCCGGCCGATGCCGAACCCCTCGCCAAACGGTTTGAGGATGAGGAAGGCTGGGTGGTCGCCCGGCGCATGCGCGAAGAGGAACCCGACGCCGCGGTTGAGGTGTTCGTCGCCGACAACCCCGCCGAATACGGGCTGTGGTACCGCCTGTCCCCGCTGACCTTTCTGGGCGGCAGCCTCTCTGGCACCGGCCCCATCCGCAACCCGATGGAGCCTGCAGCCCTCGGTTCGGCCATCTTGCATGGCACCCGCACCGGGCAATTTGGCCCGATCTTCGGCCGCCTTGGCGCGGCAAGGGCCACCCGCGCCGTGGCTTCGGCCAATGATCTGGCCGACAGCTTGGGTGATCTCCTTGCCCCCGACCGTGCCGCCCGCCTTGCGCAGGCCGCATGGGCCGTGGCCAGTGATGGCGCCGAAGTGACCGAACGCCTGCTGGTCCAGATTCGCGCCATGATGGACGCCGCGCCATGA
- a CDS encoding DUF4170 domain-containing protein, with protein MTQRLHLVFGGELVDPQTNVFRDVSKIHIVGMFPNYETAFSAWKAEAQRTVDNAHMRYFIAHLHRLRDEEKSGSATEEVGH; from the coding sequence ATGACCCAACGCCTGCACCTTGTCTTCGGGGGCGAACTGGTTGACCCGCAGACCAACGTTTTCCGCGATGTCTCCAAGATCCACATCGTCGGGATGTTCCCGAACTATGAAACCGCCTTTTCCGCCTGGAAAGCCGAAGCCCAGCGCACCGTGGACAATGCCCATATGCGCTACTTCATCGCCCATCTTCACCGCCTGCGGGACGAAGAAAAGTCGGGCTCCGCGACCGAGGAAGTTGGACACTGA